DNA sequence from the Ignavibacteriota bacterium genome:
AATGTCGCCCCTCCGGGGCTCACGTGAAGACGTCGGTGCGCGCGTCTCCCACGCCTGACGGCGTGGGTTGATGAATGTCGCCCCGCCGGGGCTCACGTGAAGACGTCGGTGCGCGCGTCTCCCACGCCTGACAGCGTGGGTTGATGAATGTCGCCCCGCCGGGGCTCACGTGAAGACGTCGGTGCGCGCGTCTCCCACGCCTTACGGCGTGGGTTGATGAATGTCGCCCGCTTCGCGGGCTTGGGCGCTCTTCATAGCGTTACAATCGTGCTGGCGCAAGCCCGGCTATGCTCTCCCCCGGCCCGTTCTCGTTTCCCCAATTTCCATGTACCCTTCGCCATTTCCCATTCCCCCTTCCTAAATCCTATTCGCTCTCCTGCGCGCTGTTGACGCTTCGAGTGATAGGTGGAATGAGTCGGACGTGTGTAACGGGCGACCGACGACGGATTCACACCGCCTGTGTGTCGGGCGACCGCGATGTTTTCATACCGTGTTTTTAACGGGCGACCGCCGGTCGCCCCTGTCGGATTTCACACGCGTGTCGCGCACACATCGAATAGATCGCCCAGAGAAACGGATCATTTTGTCGTCTGATCGTCTGATCGTCTAATCGTCTGATCGTCCAATCGTCTGATCGTCTAATCGTCTAATCGTCTAATCGTCTAATCGACTGATCGCCGATCGTCCCCCATTCCCGCGACACCGCCATTCTTCGTAGATTGGAGGTTGGAGAAAAAGATGCCCCGTATTGAAAACGACCTGCTTGGACCGCTCGAAATTCCTGACGATGTCTTGTACGGAATACAGACCGCGCGCGCGCGGCTGCATTTCAGCGCGGCCGACCGGCCCGTGCTGCCCGCGCTGATACGGGCATACGCGCTGGTGAAAAAGGCCTGCGCGCTGACAAACGCGGAACTCGGACACCTCGACGCGGCGCGGGCGGACGCGATCACGACCGCCTGCGACGAAGTGGCCGCGGGCGAACACGCGGAGCACTTCGTGGTGGACGCGCTGCAGGGCGGCGCGGGCACTTCCACCAACATGAATCTCAACGAAGTGATCGCGCGCCGCGCGGCGCTGTTGAGCGGACTCGACATCTCGCCGCTCGGACATGTGAACCTGCATCAATCCACCAACGACACATACCCGACAGCCGTGCGTGTCGCGGCGCTCGGCGCGCTGCAGCAGCTCGAGCGTGCCGTGCTGCAGTTGCAGGATGCCTGTCAGGAAAAGGAGCGGGCCTTCGCCCATGTGGTCAAACTCGGCCGCACGCAATTGCGCGACGCCGTCCCGACAACACTCGGCAGAAGTTTCGGCGCCTATGCCAATGCGCTGGCGCGCGACCGCTGGCGCATCTTCAAATGTGCCGAGCGGCTGCGCGTCGTGAATCTCGGAGGCACGGCGATCGGCACGGGCATCGCCGCGCCGCGCACGTACATCTTTCGCGCCGTCGAACGGCTGCGCGAATTGACGGGCCTGCACCTCGCGCGCGCGGAGAACCTCGTCGAGGCGACACAAAACCTCGACGCCTTCATTGAAGTATCGGGCATACTGCGCGCACACGCGGCGACACTCGTAAAAATGGCGCGTGATCTGCGCCTGCTCTCCAGCGGCCCGAAAGGCGGACTTGGCGAGATCGAACTACCGGCGGTACAACCCGGCTCGAGTCTGATGCCGGGCAAGGTGAATCCGGTCATTCCCGAAATGGTCATGCAGGCGGGTTTCCGTGTGATGGCGCACGACACCGAGATCAATACCGTGGTGATGTCGGGCGAGCTGGAACTGAACGCGTTCCTGCCCTTGCTGGCCGACGCCCTGCTATCGTCCATCGGTATTTTGGAGCGCAGCACCAACGACTTCATGCAGCATTGTATCACGGGCATCACCGCAAATGAGGAACGCTGCCGCGCGCTGATGGAGGCCTCGACGGAGACGGCCACCGCGCTTATACCCGTCATCGGACACGAAGCGGCCGTGGCCCTCGCGCAGCGCATGCGCGAGCACAACGAATCCGTGCGCGACGCGGCTCTCGCCACGGGTCTGCTGACCCATGCACAACTCGACACCCTCCTCTCCGCCGAAGCCCTCTGCGCCCTCGGCTGGAAAGAATCCTGAAGATTTGAATGAGAACGACCTCGTTCAACGCTCTACCACGTACACATTATCCTTCCAACTCCCTCCTCCCAACTCCCTACTACCAGATCCTAGCTCCTATCTCCCAGATCCTAGCTCCTATCTCCCAAATCCTCCCAATGCAATCCACCCCCAAAGCTCTTCGACTCCATATAGGCATTTTCGGCCGGCGGAACGTCGGCAAATCCTCCATCCTCAATGCCCTGACCCGCCAAAGCATCTCCATCGTCTCATCCGTCGCGGGTACCACCACCGATCCCGTCGAAAAGGCAATGGAGTTGCAGCCGATCGGCCCCGTGCTTTTTGTCGATACCGCGGGTATCGACGACGTCGGATCACTCGGACGTCAGAGAGTGGAGAAGACACAGCGCGTGATCGAGCGCGTGGATCTTGCCATTCTCGTGACCGATTCGTGGCAGGAATACGAGCGGGGACTGCTGGAGGTGTTCCGCAATCGCGCGGTACCCGTGATCGTGGTCGCGAACAAAAGCGACACACGCGCGGATTCGGCACTCGAAGCGGCGATACGCGCCGACGGTGTGCCGCATCCTGTGACACTGAGCGCCGTCACCGGCGAAGGCCTCGCGGCACTGCGCCGTGCCATCATCGACGGCGCGCCCGAGGACTTTGTCAACGCACCATCGATACTCGGCGATCTGGTACCCGCTGGCGAGTTGGTGATGATGGTGGTTCCCATCGACATCGAGGCGCCGAAGGGCCGGCTCATCCTTCCGCAGGTGCAGACATTACGCGAGATACTGGATGTGGACGCCTACGCGATGGTGGTGAAGGAGCGTGAACTCGCCGATGCGCTCGCGCGGCTCACCCGTCCGCCGGCACTTGTCATCACCGACAGCCAGGAATTCCTGAAAGTGTCGGCCGACGTCCCGACCGACATTCCACTCACGAGTTTTTCCATTCTCTTCTCCCGTTTCAAGGGCGACCTGGCCACGGCCGTCGAAGGCGCGCGCACGATCGACCGGCTGCAGCCGGGAGACAAGGTGCTCATCGCCGAGGCGTGTACACATCACCCGAGCGGAGAGGACATCGGACGCGTGAAGATTCCGCGCTGGCTCGAGCAGTACACGGGCGGCAAGCTGCACTTCGACATTTTCAGCGGACACGATTTTCCGGACGATCTCTCCAGCTATCGACTCGTGATACACTGCGGCGGCTGCGTGATAAACCGGCGGCA
Encoded proteins:
- a CDS encoding aspartate ammonia-lyase: MPRIENDLLGPLEIPDDVLYGIQTARARLHFSAADRPVLPALIRAYALVKKACALTNAELGHLDAARADAITTACDEVAAGEHAEHFVVDALQGGAGTSTNMNLNEVIARRAALLSGLDISPLGHVNLHQSTNDTYPTAVRVAALGALQQLERAVLQLQDACQEKERAFAHVVKLGRTQLRDAVPTTLGRSFGAYANALARDRWRIFKCAERLRVVNLGGTAIGTGIAAPRTYIFRAVERLRELTGLHLARAENLVEATQNLDAFIEVSGILRAHAATLVKMARDLRLLSSGPKGGLGEIELPAVQPGSSLMPGKVNPVIPEMVMQAGFRVMAHDTEINTVVMSGELELNAFLPLLADALLSSIGILERSTNDFMQHCITGITANEERCRALMEASTETATALIPVIGHEAAVALAQRMREHNESVRDAALATGLLTHAQLDTLLSAEALCALGWKES
- the hydF gene encoding [FeFe] hydrogenase H-cluster maturation GTPase HydF, with protein sequence MQSTPKALRLHIGIFGRRNVGKSSILNALTRQSISIVSSVAGTTTDPVEKAMELQPIGPVLFVDTAGIDDVGSLGRQRVEKTQRVIERVDLAILVTDSWQEYERGLLEVFRNRAVPVIVVANKSDTRADSALEAAIRADGVPHPVTLSAVTGEGLAALRRAIIDGAPEDFVNAPSILGDLVPAGELVMMVVPIDIEAPKGRLILPQVQTLREILDVDAYAMVVKERELADALARLTRPPALVITDSQEFLKVSADVPTDIPLTSFSILFSRFKGDLATAVEGARTIDRLQPGDKVLIAEACTHHPSGEDIGRVKIPRWLEQYTGGKLHFDIFSGHDFPDDLSSYRLVIHCGGCVINRRHMLSRIERAKEAGVPLTNYGLAIAYSLGIFDRALQPFPYAYELYRATRP